The proteins below are encoded in one region of Brassica napus cultivar Da-Ae chromosome A6, Da-Ae, whole genome shotgun sequence:
- the LOC125575865 gene encoding uncharacterized protein LOC125575865 — translation MSGFYWNIRGFNKPSKHSIVKDWVRRSGFQFGCIIETRVKENKAKRIIEEVFPGWSSITNYEHHRLGRIWVLWSPKVRVTPCFQSAQMITCSILLEDMAEEIFCSFVYGFNLAEERKELWRDIKSHQDSPLIQKSPWLVFGDFNEILDSVEHSDVDSSHDSSGMRDFQEVVNYCSLVDMSYQGPRFTWSNKRDNGVICKKLDRTLMNEVWMRLFPQSYCVFDAGGCSDHQRCRISIRLEEMKPMKPFKFVNAVVDMPEFLPLVGDFWLGTEPLFNSTSALFRLAKKLKALKPALRKLSKEKVGDIVKKTKEAYIKLCELQTKTLEDPSQINMEAESAALDR, via the coding sequence ATGTCTGGTTTCTATTGGAATATAAGAGGGTTTAACAAACCATCTAAACATTCTATAGTAAAGGACTGGGTTCGGAGGAGTGGTTTTCAGTTTGGTTGTATAATTGAGACGCGGGTGAAGGAGAACAAAGCTAAGAGGATTATTGAAGAGGTTTTTCCTGGCTGGTCCTCTATCACTAATTATGAGCATCATCGACTGGGTAGAATCTGGGTGTTATGGAGTCCAAAAGTGAGGGTCACGCCTTGTTTCCAGAGCGCGCAGATGATTACTTGTTCGATTCTACTAGAAGATATGGCAGAGGAGATATTCTGTTCCTTTGTATATGGTTTCAATTTGGCTGAAGAGAGGAAAGAACTCTGGAGAGATATTAAGTCTCACCAAGACTCACCTCTAATTCAGAAGTCGCCGTGGTTGGTTTTTGGTGACTTCAACGAGATTCTGGATAGTGTGGAGCATTCAGATGTTGATTCAAGTCACGATTCTTCAGGTATGAGGGATTTTCAGGAGGTGGTTAACTACTGCTCTCTTGTGGATATGTCATATCAGGGGCCGAGATTCACTTGGAGTAATAAGCGAGACAATGGAGTTATTTGCAAGAAGCTAGATCGCACCTTAATGAACGAAGTTTGGATGAGGTTGTTCCCACAATCTTATTGTGTGTTTGATGCTGGAGGGTGTTCAGATCACCAGAGATGTAGAATTTCAATCAGATTGGAGGAAATGAAGCCGATGAAGCCGTTTAAATTTGTAAACGCTGTGGTGGACATGCCAGAGTTTCTTCCTTTGGTTGGGGATTTCTGGTTAGGAACAGAGCCATTGTTCAACTCAACGTCAGCCTTATTCAGACTTGCCAAGAAACTGAAGGCTTTAAAGCCAGCTCTTCGGAAACTGAGTAAAGAGAAAGTGGGGGATATAGTAAAGAAGACAAAGGAGGCGTATATAAAGCTTTGTGAGCTACAGACTAAGACGCTAGAGGACCCTTCTCAGATAAATATGGAGGCTGAGTCTGCTGCTTTGGACAGGTAG
- the LOC106386668 gene encoding protein WUSCHEL has product MEPAQHHHQADQESGNNNKSVSGGYTCRQTSTRWTPTTDQIRILKDLYYNNGVRSPTADQIQKISARLRQYGKIEGKNVFYWFQNHKARERQKKRFNSTTMTIPTSSSPNSVMMASDHYHHNHHHHGVTIQRPALVNAKLDQENHMFHQSRSYPSFNNGNTNHASSGTEYGVFSASNGYISSHIYEPMEQDCSMSYNNVGGGWTNIDHNHHYSTPAYNFFDRPMLLSGLEGHHQEEKEYGGDAYLEHRRTLPLFPLHGEDHINGGGGSILKYGQSDGCDRYGRGPCASLKLCLN; this is encoded by the exons ATGGAGCCAGCGCAACATCACCATCAAGCCGACCAAGAAAGCGGCAACAACAACAAGTCCGTCTCTGGTGGTTACACGTGTCGTCAAACGAGTACAAGATGGACACCAACGACCGATCAAATCAGAATACTCAAAGATCTTTACTACAACAACGGAGTCCGGTCACCAACAGCCGACCAGATCCAGAAGATCTCTGCAAGGCTGAGACAGTACGGAAAGATCGAGGGAAAAAATGTCTTTTACTGGTTTCAAAACCATAAGGCTCGTGAGCGACAGAAGAAGAGATTCAACAGCACAACCATGACCATACCAACGTCTTCATCGCCCAACTCGGTTATGATGGCTAGTGATCACTATCACCATAACCATCATCATCATGGCGTTACCATCCAGAGACCTGCTTTGGTTAACGCTAAGCTCGACCAAGAAAATCATATGTTTCATCAGAGCAGATCATATCCCAGCTTCAATAACG GGAATACAAATCATGCAAGTTCAGGCACGGAATATGGTGTTTTCAGTGCTTCTAATGGCTACATTAGTAGCCATATCTATGAACCTATG GAACAAGACTGTTCAATGAGCTACAACAACGTAGGTGGAGGATGGACAAACATAGATCATAATCACCATTACTCAACTCCAGCCTACAACTTCTTCGATAGACCAATGCTTCTGTCTGGACTAGAAGGTCATcatcaagaagaaaaagaatatgGTGGCGATGCTTATCTGGAACATAGACGCACACTTCCTCTCTTCCCTTTGCACGGTGAGGATCACATCAACGGCGGTGGTGGTTCCATCTTGAAGTACGGACAATCGGACGGTTGTGATCGTTATGGTAGAGGCCCTTGTGCTTCTCTTAAGCTGTGTCTGAACTGA
- the LOC106348231 gene encoding SEC1 family transport protein SLY1, with protein MALNLRQKQTECIIRMLNLNQPLKQSGTANEEVYKILIYDKFCQNILSPLIHVKDLRKHGVTLYFLIDKDRKTVRDVPAVYFVQPTHSNIHRIISDASQALYDTFHLNFSSSIPRPLLEDLASGTLKSGSVEKVSKVYDQYLEFVTLEDNLFSLAQQNTYVQLNDPKAVEKDIEAIIERVVNGLFCVLVTLGVVPVIRCPSGGGPAEMVASLLDQKLRDHLLSKNNMFAEGGGFMSSFQRPLLCIFDRNFELSVGIQHDFRYRPLVHDVLGLKLNRLNVQGEKGGMKSFELDSSDPFWSANSSLEFPEVAVEIETQLNKYKRDVEEVNKRTGGGSGAEFDGTDLIGNTKHLMNAVNSLPELTERKQVIDKHTNIATALLGQIKERSIDAFTKKESDMMMRGGIDRAELMAALKGKGTKMDKLRFAIMYLISTETINQSEVESVEAALNEAGADTSAFQYVKKIKSLNVSLAASANSASRSNIVDWAEKLYGQSISAVTAGVKNLLSSDQQLAVTRTVEALTEGKPNPEFDSYLLLDPRAPKPSSGGGSHVKGPFREAMVFMIGGGNYVEYGSLQELTQRQLTVKNVIYGATEILTGSELVEQLGLLGKKMGLGGPVASSSSSGH; from the exons ATGGCTCTCAATCTCCGCCAGAAACAAACAG AATGTATAATCCGGATGCTGAATCTGAACCAACCTCTGAAACAAAGCGGAACCGCAAACGAGGAAGTCTACAAGATCTTGATCTACGACAAGTTCTGCCAAAACATCCTATCCCCTTTGATCCACGTCAAGGATCTCCGTAAACACGGAGTCACCCTCTACTTCCTCATTGACAAAGACCGCAAAACCGTCCGCGACGTCCCCGCCGTCTACTTCGTTCAGCCCACTCACTCCAACATCCACAGGATCATCTCCGACGCTTCCCAGGCTCTCTACGACACCTTCCATCTCAACTTCTCCTCCTCCATCCCTCGTCCGCTTCTCGAGGACCTCGCTTCGGGGACCCTCAAGTCGGGTTCCGTTGAGAAAGTCTCTAAAGTGTATGATCAGTATCTGGAGTTTGTGACTTTGGAGGATAACTTGTTCTCCTTGGCTCAGCAGAATACTTATGTTCAGTTGAATGATCCCAAGGCTGTGGAGAAGGATATCGAGGCCATTATCGAGAGGGTTGTTAATGGGTTGTTTTGTGTGTTGGTGACGCTTGGTGTTGTGCCTGTTATTAGGTGTCCTAGTGGTGGTGGGCCTGCGGAGATGGTGGCCTCTTTGTTGGATCAGAAGCTGAGGGATCATCTTTTGTCTAAGAACAATATGTTTGCTGAAGGAGGTGGTTTCATGAGCTCCTTTCAGCGTCCTCTCTTGTGTATTTTCGACAGGAACTTTGAGCTTTCGGTTGGGATTCAGCATGATTTTAGGTACAGGCCTCTTGTTCACGACGTTCTTGGGTTGAAGCTCAACAGGTTGAACGTGCAGGGAGAGAAAGGAGGGATGAAGTCGTTTGAGCTCGACAGTTCTGACCCGTTCTGGTCGGCTAACAGCTCTCTGGAGTTTCCAGAAGTGGCTGTGGAGATTGAGACTCAGTTGAACAAGTACAAGAGAGATGTTGAAGAGGTTAACAAGAGAACCGGTGGTGGGAGTGGTGCTGAGTTTGATGGGACGGATTTGATTGGGAACACAAAGCATCTCATGAACGCTGTGAACTCTCTCCCGGAGTTAACCGAGAGGAAGCAAGTGATTGACAAGCACACCAACATCGCAACCGCGCTCTTAGGACAGATCAAGGAGAGATCTATCGATGCTTTCACGAAGAAAGAGAGTGACATGATGATGAGAGGCGGAATCGACAGAGCTGAACTTATGGCTGCTCTTAAAGGCAAAGGTACAAAGATGGACAAGCTCAGGTTCGCAATCATGTACTTGATCTCCACGGAAACCATAAACCAATCAGAAGTTGAGTCCGTGGAAGCCGCACTGAACGAAGCTGGAGCTGACACAAGCGCGTTTCAGTACGTGAAGAAGATCAAATCCTTGAACGTGTCTCTTGCAGCTTCAGCGAACTCAGCAAGCAGAAGCAACATTGTAGACTGGGCTGAGAAGCTTTACGGGCAATCCATAAGCGCGGTCACTGCAGGAGTCAAGAATCTTTTATCCAGTGATCAACAATTGGCGGTGACTCGAACCGTTGAAGCTTTAACTGAAGGGAAACCGAACCCAGAGTTCGATTCTTACCTTCTGCTTGACCCGAGAGCTCCAAAGCCTAGCTCAGGTGGTGGTAGCCATGTGAAGGGACCGTTTAGAGAAGCAATGGTGTTCATGATCGGTGGAGGGAACTACGTTGAGTATGGGAGTTTGCAGGAGCTGACACAGAGACAGTTAACGGTGAAAAACGTTATTTACGGAGCAACAGAGATTCTTACTGGGAGTGAGTTGGTGGAACAGCTTGGGCTTTTGGGTAAAAAGATGGGTTTGGGAGGTCCGGTCGCTTCGTCCTCTTCGTCTGGTCACTGA